From one Comamonas piscis genomic stretch:
- a CDS encoding SPFH and helix-turn-helix domain-containing protein: MNLMNIITKQLIEIIEWTDDSRDTLSYRWPDEDKEIKNGAQLIVRESQQVQFVSEGQFADLFGPGRHQLTTQNIPILSTLRGWKYGFNSPFKCDVYYVNTRLFTGNKWGTSNPVMMRDKDFGVVRLRAFGTYDFRIVEPAKFLKEVAGTDQNFRLDEFADTMRSRIVSIFSEALAKAQVPVLDVAQRYTEMGDALLQLINPAVTDKYGLEITSFLLENVSVPPEVEQAIDKRSSMSAIGNLNDYVKYQMGQAMANGGEGAAAATIPATMAMGFGMAQEMMKGMQQPSGGAASDPFSPAAAQAAQSAPVAPAAGGVQVLTPEQAAQALGVTVQDVVTELESGALKGRKIGSAWRISQESLNEFLRG; this comes from the coding sequence ATGAACCTCATGAATATCATCACCAAGCAACTGATCGAGATCATCGAGTGGACCGATGACTCGCGCGACACCTTGTCGTACCGCTGGCCGGATGAAGACAAGGAAATCAAGAACGGCGCCCAGCTGATCGTGCGCGAATCGCAGCAGGTGCAGTTTGTCTCCGAAGGCCAGTTCGCCGACCTGTTCGGCCCCGGCCGCCACCAGCTGACGACGCAGAACATCCCGATTCTGTCGACCCTGCGCGGCTGGAAGTACGGCTTCAACTCGCCGTTCAAATGCGATGTTTACTACGTCAACACGCGCCTCTTCACCGGCAACAAATGGGGCACCTCCAACCCGGTGATGATGCGCGACAAGGACTTTGGCGTCGTGCGCCTGCGCGCTTTCGGCACCTATGACTTCCGCATCGTCGAGCCGGCCAAGTTCCTCAAGGAAGTGGCGGGCACGGACCAGAATTTCCGCCTCGACGAGTTTGCCGACACCATGCGTTCGCGCATTGTCAGCATCTTCAGCGAAGCGCTGGCCAAGGCCCAGGTGCCCGTGCTCGATGTGGCCCAGCGCTACACCGAGATGGGCGATGCGCTGCTGCAGCTGATCAACCCCGCCGTCACCGACAAGTACGGCCTGGAGATCACTAGCTTCCTGCTGGAAAACGTGTCGGTGCCGCCCGAGGTGGAGCAGGCCATCGACAAACGCTCGTCGATGAGCGCGATCGGCAACCTCAACGACTATGTGAAGTACCAGATGGGCCAGGCCATGGCCAATGGCGGCGAGGGTGCGGCAGCGGCCACCATCCCCGCGACGATGGCGATGGGCTTTGGCATGGCGCAGGAGATGATGAAGGGCATGCAGCAGCCGTCCGGTGGCGCTGCCAGCGACCCCTTCTCACCCGCTGCGGCACAGGCGGCGCAATCCGCGCCTGTGGCCCCCGCTGCAGGCGGCGTGCAGGTGCTGACGCCGGAGCAGGCCGCACAGGCGCTGGGCGTGACGGTGCAGGATGTCGTCACTGAGCTGGAATCGGGTGCCCTCAAGGGCCGCAAGATTGGCAGCGCCTGGCGCATCTCGCAGGAGTCGTTGAACGAGTTCCTGCGCGGCTAA